In the Sandaracinaceae bacterium genome, TGACTGGGGCTGGTGGGGCTGGTGGAGACCAGCGCGCGCACCCGCTCACGCTGCGCGGCGCTCAGCTCCTCGGAGCGCTCCACACAGGCGGACGAACCGACCGCCCCCCACAGCAACAGCCAAGACACCAGCCCACGAACACGCGATGACTTCCCCATGTCGGCCTACTTTCGAGACTTCTGCCGCGCCTTTTTTTGCTGCTTCCGCTCAGCCTTCTTCTTGTCCTTGTCGACCTTCTTGCGCGGGTTCTGGTTGCGACCCATGCCGGGCAGCGTGTAGCCCGGGGGCATCCCGGGCATGCCACCCATGCCGGGCATGCCGCCCATCATCCCCGCGAGGCCCTCCATGCCAGGCAGGCCGCTCAGCCCAGCCGGCAGCCCGCCCTCGGCCACGGCCGCCTCGAGCAGCTGCTGCGCCAGGTTGGCCATCATGGGGTTGCTCTCCATGCCGCCCGTGCGCACCGCGTTGCGCAGCTGGTTGGCCTGCGCGAGCTGCTTCATGCCCGGGATCTTGGAGAGCATGCCGGCCTGCTGGCCGATGCTGCCCATCATGTTCTGCATGAACGAGAAGCGCTGAATCAGCTCGGCAACGTCCTTGGCTTCGCGGCCCGAGCCCTTGGCCACGCGCACCAGGCGGCCCGGATGCTTCTGGAAGAGCAGCGGGTCGCGGCGCTCGTCGCGGGTCATGGAGTTGACCATGGCCTTGGTGCGCGCCAGCTCCTTCTCGTCGACCTGGAAGCCCTCCGGCATGGAGTCCGCGAAGAAGGGCATCTTCTCGAAGATCTCCTGCAGCGGACCCATGCTCTGGATCATCTCGATCTGCTGGAGGAAGTCGTCGAAGGTGAAGCGCCCCTCGAGCATGCGCCGGGCGTCTTCTTCGGCCTTGTCCTGGTCGACGACGTTCTCGAAGTCCTTCATCAGGCCGACGACGTCGCCCATCCCGAGGATGCGGCTGGCCATGCCGTCGGGGCGGAAGACCTCGAGCCGGTCCAGCTCTTCGCCCATACCCACGAAGCGCACGCTGGCGCCGGTGGCCTCCTTGATGGAGAGGGCCGCGCCGCCGCGCGCGTCACCGTCCAGCTTGGTGAGCAGCACGCCGCTGAGCGAGAGCTGGTCGTGGAAGGACTTGGCGGTCTTGACCGAGTCCTGACCGATCATGGCGTCCACCACCATGAAGATGTTCTGCGGCTCGACGGCGGCCTTGATGTCCGCCAGCTCCTTCATGAGCGCTTCGTCGATGGCCAAGCGACCGGCCGTGTCGAAGATGACGGTGTCGCGCTTGATCTTCTTGGCGTGCTTCCAGCCCTCTTTGCAGATCTCGAGCGGGATGCCGCCCGGGATGGAGAAGACGGGCACGTCAATGCGCTCGCCCAGCACCTTCAGCTGCTCGATGGCACCGGGGCGCGCCACGTCGGCTGCCACCAGCAGCACCTTGCGACCGAACTCGGCCTCGAGCAGGCGGGCCAGCTTGGCGGCGCTGGTGGTCTTACCGGCGCCCTGCAAGCCCACCATCATGATGCCGGTGTTGGCCGGCTTCGGGGCGAAGACCACGGCCTCGCCCTCGAACGCCATCATGGCCTCGAGCTCGTCCTGGCAGATCTTCACGAAGCGCTCGGCGGCGCCCACGCGTAGCTTCTGCTGGCCTTTCTTGACCTCGACCTGCTGGACCTGGCCGATGGCCTCGGCCTTCACGCGGGCCAGGAAGCGCTTCGTGACGTTGAACTCGACGTCGGCCTCGAGCAGCGACAAGCGCACGTCCCGCAGGGCGGGCTCGATGTTCTCTTCGGTCAGCTCGGTGACGCCCGCGAGTCGATTTCGGGCGGCCCGGAAGCCCTTGGTGAGGGTCTCAAACATGGGTTTCGTCGCGTCGTTCTGGGGCCCGAGAGCGCGACGTCCACAGTGGCGGACGGGTCTCGAGATTGGGGGTGCGGAGTAGCACGGGGGGGCGCGCTGGCGCAACGCAAGGGCGCCCCGCCCCGGGCCGCTCACCCGAAGTCGAACTCGCAGGCCACGTCGACCTCGACCTCGGCGGCGGGGTCCAGCTTGATGCGGTCGCACGTGGCGGGGCACAGCTCCACGGTCTCGCCGTCCACGAAGAACGCGCCATCCACGCAGGCGGCCTCGTTGGCTACGCGCGTGAGCGTCTCGTTGGCGCCCACGCCGGGGAGGTACGTGACCACCACCCGCGTGAAGTCCAGCACGGTGTTCATGGCCGCCGTGGGGGAGGGGAACGTGCACTCCACCTGGCTGCCGATGACCACGCCCTCGGCGATGCGCTCGAACACCGCGTCGTAGCTGGCGGTCTGACACACGGGGAAGCGCAGCCCGCCGGAGTCGATGCTCAGCGTTTGGTAACGATTGTCGAGGTCCGCCGCAGTGGAGCACTCGGCGGTCACCAGGGGCTCGTTGGGCGCGTACGCCTCCGTCGGGTCGGCCTTCTCCACGACGCCGATGATGCTGTGGAACACGAAGTTGGGGGCCTCGCTCGTACCGAAGGGCGTGCCCGGGAGCGCGTACAGCCCAGTGCGGAACGCGTTGGCGGTGATGTTGGAGGTGTCGTCCGTGATCTCGAGGAAGACGCGCTGCGCGTCGGGGCGCAGCCACGCGCCCCAGCCGGTGGGCGCCAGGTTGAACTCGTCGGCCACGGCGAAGGTGGCCAGCACGCGGGCCAGCGAGTCCTCGCTGTCGATGGCGGCGCTGTAGTGGCGGAAGCGCTCCGTGTTGCCGGGCTGCGCAGGCGCAGGGTTGCAGTCGGTGGTGCTCAGCGGCGCCGTGATGCAGATCAGGTCGTCCGCCGGGCCGCTCGGGTCCACGTCCGGAGGTCCGTGGGACGAGATCAAGATGATGCGGTAGTCGATGGCGCTGGTGTCGAGGATGTCCGCGAAGCTCTCGCTGATGTTGCTCACCACCCCCGCGATCTCCTGGTCCATGCTGGACGAGTTGTCGATGACGATGATGACGTCCACCGGGCGCCGCACCAGGGTCGACATGCTGGACGCTTCGCCGCAGGCATTGTCCGGCACGTTCGGGTCGGTGCCGAGCTCCACCTCGTCGCCGTCCAGCAGACCGTCGTCGTCGCTGTCCGAGTCGTTCGGGTCGGTGCCCAGGTTGTCCTCGTCGCCGTCGTCCAGGCCGTCGTCGTCACTGTCGGGGTCGTTGGGATCCGTCCCGTCGATGACCTCCTGATCATCCGGCACGCCGTCGTTGTCGGAGTCCAGCCCCGCGTCGACCACGCCCGTGTCCTGCGTCCCTCCGTCGGGCGTGTCTCCGTCGGTGGCACCCGCGTCGCGCGAGGGACCCGCGTTCGAGCCGCAGCCACTCGCGGCCCCGAGCGAAGCGACCAATAAGGCTGTCAGCAACCAACCGTGCCTCAGGCGAAGCGTCGTCATGGACACATGCTGCCATGTCGGAGCGCGAATGTCTGTGGCGTGGCGCGCTCAGCTCCGCCCGTGGACGGGCAGGTACAGGTCGAAGCGCGTGCCGTGCGGCGTGACTGGGTGCGCCTCGAGCCAGCCGCCGAGGTCTTGGGCGATGCTGCGCGCGATGGGCAGGCCGAGGCCCGTGCCCTCGCCGATGGGCTTGGTGGTGAAGAACGGCTCGAACACCAGGTCCTGCTTGCCCTCGGGCAGGCCGGGACCGTGGTCCTCCACGGAGAAGCGCACGAAGGGGCCGGCCGCTGCGAGGGCCGACGCGGGCGGCTCGACGCCGGGCGGGAGGTCCACGCGTAGCACCACCTCGGTGCCGCTCGGCGAGGCGTGAATGGCGTTGACGCACAGGTTGGTCAGCGCCTGCAGGGCCAGCTGCGGGACCGTTCGCACGGTCAGCCCCGGCGTATCGCTCGCGTCGGTCACGAACTTCACCGAGCCGGCGCGGGCCAGCGTGACCAGCAGCTCGCGCGCGCGGCGCAGCAGCTCCTCTGTGGTGACCTCGCTCTGGGCCACGTCGGCACGGTGCGCAAAGTCCAAGAGCGACCGGATGGCGGCCGTGATGCGCTCGGTCTGCTCGTTGGCGATGCGCACGTCGCGCAGCGCGGCGTCCCCCGTGGCCCGGCCTGCCAGCACCCGGTCGAGCCGGCTGCCAATGACGTTGAGGGGCGTCCCCACGTCATGCGCCACGCGCGCCATGAGCATGCCCATCGTGGCTAGCCGGTCGGCGTTGCGCAGCTGCTCCTGGAGCTGGCCCGCGCGCGCGGCTTCCTCCACCTCGCGGCGCCGACTGGCTCCCAGGAGCTCCACCATGCGGTTCATCTCGTTGGCCAGGTCCACCAGCTCGTCGCGCCCTTGCAGCGTCACGCGACCCGGCTCTTGGCCTGCGCCCACCTGCCGCGCCAGCGTCACCAGCGCTCCCACCGGCTGACCCACGATGCGCCAGCCCACCCACGTGGCCAGCCCAAAGGAACACACGCCGATCAACAACAGCACCACCGCCAGGTCTTCGAGCGTGTTGCGCGCGAGCACGCGCTCCTCGTCGAGGCTGACCGTGAGCTTCAACGCCAGCGGTGCGCCGTCCTCGAGCGTGAGCGGCAGGTAGCTCACCAGGCTCTCGGGAGCGTCGCGGCTCGGGAGGTACTCGTACTCACTCAGCTCGCTGGCGGGGTGCGGTTCGGCAGGACGTTCGGCGATGTGGATGCGCACCAAGCGCTCGCTGCGGTTGGCGACGTCCACCACCTGTTGTGCGGCTACGCGGCCGCCACGCGCATAGGCTTGTTCGACCGCCGGGCGGAGGACGCTGCCGACTAGCAGCTCGTCGCGGCGAAGGTCTGCCTCCACCCAGGCGAGCGCATGCTTCATGCGGTGGTAGCCGTAGCCGGACAGCACGAGCAACGTCCAGGCTGTCAGCACGAGCGTGAGTTTCAGCGCCAAGCGCACAGGCGACGCTGCCACGCAGGGTTGCTCCGGGTCAACGTGACTCGCGCTAGGAGAGGTTGGGTCAGAGTGACCCGGACGCGGCACCAGGGCGCCCGCGATGCCATGAATTTGGGCACTCAATAGATTGGCCCGTCACTTGCTTGGGCGTCCCGCAGCACCATGGCCGCCTACCTTCGCAAGACCGCCTCCTCCCGCCCGACCGCGGTCGAGTCAACGACATGAGCCGGTTCGACCTCGACGCTGCGCTGGACCACGCCCGGTACTACCTGCCGCCGCAGAAGCCGTTGGAGCGCTTCGTTCACTTCAACGTGCTCCAGGCGTTCCAATCTCACCGCTTCCATGACGCGCTCGCGCTTGCCGCTGAGCTGTACGGATCTCATTCCTACATGCCCGAGGCTGAGTACCGCGCCTGCTTGAGCACCGGCCGCATCACGCTCGACGACCTGGACCATGTTCTCTCCCATGCGGTGGCCGACGAGCTCGTCGTGCCTGGTGTCTCGCGGCGACGCCTGGCAGAGCTGGCGTTGCGCTTCGGGCCCGACATCGTCGATCAGCCGTCGGTCGAGTTCGAACTCAGCGAGGGTGGCGCGCTCGACCGTCTGCGGGAGGGTCTGCCTCATGAGATTCGCTCACGGTTGCTGGCCGGAAGGCCCGAGCGGGAGCAGGTGCGTGCGTTGTTCACCGCGACGGGCACTGCTTTTCGGACCGCGCGTGCTGCGCTTCAGCTGACCGTCGAGCCCGATCGGCACGGGACACTGCGCCAGCGGCGCTCTGCTGCCGAGGAACTGCGTCGCGCGAAGCTCATCCGTTGGTCCGCCGCGTTCCTCGACTGCGGCATGGCGGACTTGACGCAGCCGCGGCGTGATCGTGGGTTCTTCGACGCCTTCCGCGCAGCGTCTCTTTCCTTTCGTGAGTCCAAGGCCGACCTGTTGAGCGTCGCGGGTCACGTCGCGGCCGAGGCACCGAGTGAAGACGCTCACGCATGCGTCGTCCGGTGCATGGACGTGCTCGGCGTCCCGGAGGAGGAGCGCGCGCACTACACCCGCGCCACCCTCCTGGAGCTGCCCGGTTGGGCCGGAATGTTCGCGCGGGCAGAGGGCCGTCCAGACGAGCTTCCGATGAGCAGCCCACCGCCTGCTCGGCTGCTCGATTTTCTCGCTGTCTCCTTGCTGCTCAAGGTCGCCGCGCGACGCACAGAAGAGCCCCCCGCGCTCCAGTCGAGCCCTGTGATCACGCTCCCCGACGCCGTCGTCGTCTTCCGCCTCTTTCGTCTCTTTCAGCTGCTGGGCGTCGACGCCCAGGGCGTGGCGGCGTTCACGGTCGCCCAGATCGTGGATCTCTGGGACGCGTGGGATGGGATTCCGGAGGTGTCGCGACTGCAATGGTTTCACCTCGCCTATGAGCGGCACTACCAGGAGCAGGTCCTCAACGAGGTAGAGGACCACCTCGCCTCGCTCGAGGGTGGCTCGGGGACAGTGAACCGTACGGATCGCTCACGTGCTCTTGCCCAGGTCGTGTGCTGCATCGACGACCGCGAGGAATCGCTTCGCCGGCACCTCGAGGCGGTCGACGCCGATGTGGAGACCTACGCTGCGGCTGGCTTTTTCGGGGTGGCCATGGCCTACCAAGGGCTCGGACAGCGCGAGGCGTTTCCGCTCTGCCCCCCTGTGGTCACGCCGCGTCACAAGGTCCGTGAGGGACTCGCCGCTGGCGGTCGTGGATCGCGTGGCCTCGCTAGCGTCCGTGTGCCGAGCCTCGGCCGGGCCAAGTCCTCGCACACGCTCGTGCGGGGCGCTCTGGTCGCACTGGCGGGCGCGGCGGCGCTCGCGCCGATGTCCGCTGGGGTCCTGGCGCCCCGCTGGCGTGCGCGTTGGTCGCCCACTCGTGGGCCGCGTGAGGTGACGCGCCTGGCGCTGCTGCGAACCAGCGACGAGCAAGAGGACGGACTCGCTCTGGGCTTCAGCCACGAGGAGATGGCGGACATCGTGCGAGGGCTGTTGGCACCGATGGGCATCGTCCCGAGGCTGGCGAAGCTGGTGCTCATCCTGGGCCACAGCTCGCACTCCGAGAACAATCCCCAGGCAGCAGCCTACAACTGCGGCGCGTGCGCCGGAGGACATGGCGGACCCAACGCGAGGGCGTTCGCCCAGATGGCCAATGCGCCGGAGGTACGTGTACTGCTGCTCGAGCAGCATGGTGTGCGCATCCCCGATGACACTTGGTTCGTGGGAGGAAACCACGACACCGCCGATGAGGAGATCGTGCTCTCCGATCTCGATCTACTGCCAGAGACGCACCGGGAACCGCTCGCCCGGCTGGTGGCTTCGCTCGATCAAGCACGCATTCGTGACGCCGAAGAGCGGTGTCGCACGTTCGCGACTGGCGTTGGGAAGAAGGGGATCGCCGCCCTTCGACACGTGCAGGCTCGGGCAGAGGATCTGGCACAGCCGCGCCCCGAATTGGGGCACGCGCGCAGCGCCGTCTGCGTCGTGGGGCGTCGTAGCTGGACGCGAGGGCTCGACCTCGACCGCCGCGCGTTCCTGGTGTCCTACGATCCGAGTGCGGAGGAAGGTGACCTCCTGCTGCGACTGCTGTCCGCCGTGATCCCGGTGTGCTCGGACATCAGCTTCGACTACTACTTCTCCTTCGTCGATCCACAGCGCTATGGTGCCGGCAGTAAGCTGCCCCACAACTTGACGGGAATGCTGGGGGTGATGGACGGCCACGCGAGCGATCTCCGCACGGGCCTTCCGTGGCAGGCGGTGGAGGCACACGAGCCCATGCGGCTGCTCTTCCTCGTGGAGACCACACCGGCAGCCATGATGGCGACCATGGACCGCAACCCTGCCATCGCACAGGTCGTCCAGAACGAGTGGGTGCATTTGGCCCTCGTGCACCCTACGGAGCGCACGATCCATGTCTTCCGCCATGGTCGCTTCGAGCGTCGCGCGCCTGCTCTGGCCAGGGCGGTGGCATCATGAACTTCACCCCCACCATGGTGTTCGGCGTTGCCGTGCTCGCCATCCCAGCGGCGGCGTTCGTACTTCTCGCGGCGCTCACGGCCCTGCCTGGCCGCCGCGAGGAGCGTACTGTCGTGCGCCTCGCCACCGGCGCGCTGTGGCTCTCGCTCCTCGCGAGCGTCGCCACCGTGGTGAGCGCGTGGGAACCGCTGACCCATGGGGGCCTCAG is a window encoding:
- a CDS encoding HAMP domain-containing histidine kinase gives rise to the protein MAASPVRLALKLTLVLTAWTLLVLSGYGYHRMKHALAWVEADLRRDELLVGSVLRPAVEQAYARGGRVAAQQVVDVANRSERLVRIHIAERPAEPHPASELSEYEYLPSRDAPESLVSYLPLTLEDGAPLALKLTVSLDEERVLARNTLEDLAVVLLLIGVCSFGLATWVGWRIVGQPVGALVTLARQVGAGQEPGRVTLQGRDELVDLANEMNRMVELLGASRRREVEEAARAGQLQEQLRNADRLATMGMLMARVAHDVGTPLNVIGSRLDRVLAGRATGDAALRDVRIANEQTERITAAIRSLLDFAHRADVAQSEVTTEELLRRARELLVTLARAGSVKFVTDASDTPGLTVRTVPQLALQALTNLCVNAIHASPSGTEVVLRVDLPPGVEPPASALAAAGPFVRFSVEDHGPGLPEGKQDLVFEPFFTTKPIGEGTGLGLPIARSIAQDLGGWLEAHPVTPHGTRFDLYLPVHGRS
- a CDS encoding DUF2309 family protein, coding for MSRFDLDAALDHARYYLPPQKPLERFVHFNVLQAFQSHRFHDALALAAELYGSHSYMPEAEYRACLSTGRITLDDLDHVLSHAVADELVVPGVSRRRLAELALRFGPDIVDQPSVEFELSEGGALDRLREGLPHEIRSRLLAGRPEREQVRALFTATGTAFRTARAALQLTVEPDRHGTLRQRRSAAEELRRAKLIRWSAAFLDCGMADLTQPRRDRGFFDAFRAASLSFRESKADLLSVAGHVAAEAPSEDAHACVVRCMDVLGVPEEERAHYTRATLLELPGWAGMFARAEGRPDELPMSSPPPARLLDFLAVSLLLKVAARRTEEPPALQSSPVITLPDAVVVFRLFRLFQLLGVDAQGVAAFTVAQIVDLWDAWDGIPEVSRLQWFHLAYERHYQEQVLNEVEDHLASLEGGSGTVNRTDRSRALAQVVCCIDDREESLRRHLEAVDADVETYAAAGFFGVAMAYQGLGQREAFPLCPPVVTPRHKVREGLAAGGRGSRGLASVRVPSLGRAKSSHTLVRGALVALAGAAALAPMSAGVLAPRWRARWSPTRGPREVTRLALLRTSDEQEDGLALGFSHEEMADIVRGLLAPMGIVPRLAKLVLILGHSSHSENNPQAAAYNCGACAGGHGGPNARAFAQMANAPEVRVLLLEQHGVRIPDDTWFVGGNHDTADEEIVLSDLDLLPETHREPLARLVASLDQARIRDAEERCRTFATGVGKKGIAALRHVQARAEDLAQPRPELGHARSAVCVVGRRSWTRGLDLDRRAFLVSYDPSAEEGDLLLRLLSAVIPVCSDISFDYYFSFVDPQRYGAGSKLPHNLTGMLGVMDGHASDLRTGLPWQAVEAHEPMRLLFLVETTPAAMMATMDRNPAIAQVVQNEWVHLALVHPTERTIHVFRHGRFERRAPALARAVAS
- the ffh gene encoding signal recognition particle protein encodes the protein MFETLTKGFRAARNRLAGVTELTEENIEPALRDVRLSLLEADVEFNVTKRFLARVKAEAIGQVQQVEVKKGQQKLRVGAAERFVKICQDELEAMMAFEGEAVVFAPKPANTGIMMVGLQGAGKTTSAAKLARLLEAEFGRKVLLVAADVARPGAIEQLKVLGERIDVPVFSIPGGIPLEICKEGWKHAKKIKRDTVIFDTAGRLAIDEALMKELADIKAAVEPQNIFMVVDAMIGQDSVKTAKSFHDQLSLSGVLLTKLDGDARGGAALSIKEATGASVRFVGMGEELDRLEVFRPDGMASRILGMGDVVGLMKDFENVVDQDKAEEDARRMLEGRFTFDDFLQQIEMIQSMGPLQEIFEKMPFFADSMPEGFQVDEKELARTKAMVNSMTRDERRDPLLFQKHPGRLVRVAKGSGREAKDVAELIQRFSFMQNMMGSIGQQAGMLSKIPGMKQLAQANQLRNAVRTGGMESNPMMANLAQQLLEAAVAEGGLPAGLSGLPGMEGLAGMMGGMPGMGGMPGMPPGYTLPGMGRNQNPRKKVDKDKKKAERKQQKKARQKSRK